From the Astatotilapia calliptera chromosome 6, fAstCal1.2, whole genome shotgun sequence genome, one window contains:
- the septin3 gene encoding neuronal-specific septin-3 isoform X2: MCAASPHSLSSCRLGNGKGGGSRPEGRRDMSDIVPPEVRPKPAVPAKPPNVGAPSPSSPFPPQGLGVGGGGISAPPPSAIPVPIGSHGGSHSVGHGIGHSVSHAGSHAAPHSGGHGHGGSHSSSGGSTLLGYIGIDTIIEQMRKKTMKTGFDFNIMVVGHSGLGKSTLVNTLFKSQVSRRSAGWARDEKIPKTVEIKAVSHVIEEGGVKMKLTVVDTPGFGDQINNDNCWEPISKYINEQYEKFLKEEVNITRKKRIPDTRVHCCLYFISPTGHSLRQLDTEFMKRLSHSVNIIPVIAKADTLTIEERQEFKQRVRKELEMSGIEFYPQKEFDDDMEDKSDNDKIREAMPFAVVGSDKEYQVNGKRVLGRKTAWGIVEVENPNHCEFAQLRDFLIRSHLQDLKEVTHNIHYETYRAKRLNENGGLHPISSADTQESNL; this comes from the exons ACATGTCAGACATCGTTCCTCCAGAGGTTAGACCCAAACCAGCTGTCCCTGCTAAACCCCCAAACGTGGGGGCTCCTTCTCCTTCTAGCCCCTTCCCACCCCAGGGCCTGGGTGTCGGAGGAGGCGGCATCTCTGCTCCCCCACCGAGCGCCATTCCAGTTCCCATTGGAAGTCATGGTGGCAGTCACAGCGTGGGTCATGGCATAGGACACAGCGTTAGTCACGCTGGAAGTCACGCTGCACCACACAGCGGCGGTCATGGTCATGGTGGCTCCCACAGCTCCAGCGGGGGATCCACTCTGCTGGGATACATTGGTATCGACACCATCATTGAGCAGATGAGGAAGAAGACCATGAAGACGGGTTTTGACTTCAATATCATGGTAGTAG GTCACAGTGGTCTGGGAAAGTCAACCCTGGTGAACACCTTATTCAAGTCCCAAGTGAGCAGGAGGAGTGCAGGATGGGCTCGTGATGAGAAGATCCCCAAAACTGTGGAGATCAAGGCAGTGTCTCATG ttattgaAGAGGGTGGTGTGAAGATGAAGCTGACAGTTGTCGACACTCCGGGCTTCGGAGACCAAATCAATAACGACAACTG CTGGGAGCCCATCTCCAAATACATCAATGAGCAGTATGAGAAGTTCCTGAAGGAGGAGGTCAACATCACCAGAAAGAAGCGAATCCCGGACACCAGGGTGCACTGCTGTCTCTATTTTATCTCCCCAACCGGACACTC TCTTCGACAGCTAGATACTGAGTTCATGAAGCGCCTGAGTCACTCGGTCAACATTATTCCCGTCATTGCCAAAGCAGATACACTGACCATTGAGGAGAGACAGGAGTTCAAGCAGAGG GTAAGGAAGGAGCTGGAGATGAGCGGGATTGAATTTTACCCACAAAAAGAGTTTGATGATGACATGGAAGACAAGAGTGACAACGATAAAATCAGA GAGGCGATGCCCTTTGCTGTGGTGGGGAGTGACAAAGAATATCAAGTGAACGGCAAACGGGTTCTGGGGAGGAAGACAGCGTGGGGAATTGTGGAGG TTGAAAATCCAAACCATTGTGAGTTTGCTCAGCTGAGAGATTTTCTGATCAG GTCTCACCTGCAGGATCTGAAGGAAGTCACTCATAACATTCACTATGAAACGTACCGTGCCAAGAGACTGAATGAGAACGGAGGTCTGCACCCCATATCATCCGCTGATACCCAGGAGAGCAACCTGTag
- the septin3 gene encoding neuronal-specific septin-3 isoform X3, whose amino-acid sequence MSDIVPPEVRPKPAVPAKPPNVGAPSPSSPFPPQGLGVGGGGISAPPPSAIPVPIGSHGGSHSVGHGIGHSVSHAGSHAAPHSGGHGHGGSHSSSGGSTLLGYIGIDTIIEQMRKKTMKTGFDFNIMVVGHSGLGKSTLVNTLFKSQVSRRSAGWARDEKIPKTVEIKAVSHVIEEGGVKMKLTVVDTPGFGDQINNDNCWEPISKYINEQYEKFLKEEVNITRKKRIPDTRVHCCLYFISPTGHSLRQLDTEFMKRLSHSVNIIPVIAKADTLTIEERQEFKQRVRKELEMSGIEFYPQKEFDDDMEDKSDNDKIREAMPFAVVGSDKEYQVNGKRVLGRKTAWGIVEVENPNHCEFAQLRDFLIRSHLQDLKEVTHNIHYETYRAKRLNENGGLHPISSADTQESNL is encoded by the exons ATGTCAGACATCGTTCCTCCAGAGGTTAGACCCAAACCAGCTGTCCCTGCTAAACCCCCAAACGTGGGGGCTCCTTCTCCTTCTAGCCCCTTCCCACCCCAGGGCCTGGGTGTCGGAGGAGGCGGCATCTCTGCTCCCCCACCGAGCGCCATTCCAGTTCCCATTGGAAGTCATGGTGGCAGTCACAGCGTGGGTCATGGCATAGGACACAGCGTTAGTCACGCTGGAAGTCACGCTGCACCACACAGCGGCGGTCATGGTCATGGTGGCTCCCACAGCTCCAGCGGGGGATCCACTCTGCTGGGATACATTGGTATCGACACCATCATTGAGCAGATGAGGAAGAAGACCATGAAGACGGGTTTTGACTTCAATATCATGGTAGTAG GTCACAGTGGTCTGGGAAAGTCAACCCTGGTGAACACCTTATTCAAGTCCCAAGTGAGCAGGAGGAGTGCAGGATGGGCTCGTGATGAGAAGATCCCCAAAACTGTGGAGATCAAGGCAGTGTCTCATG ttattgaAGAGGGTGGTGTGAAGATGAAGCTGACAGTTGTCGACACTCCGGGCTTCGGAGACCAAATCAATAACGACAACTG CTGGGAGCCCATCTCCAAATACATCAATGAGCAGTATGAGAAGTTCCTGAAGGAGGAGGTCAACATCACCAGAAAGAAGCGAATCCCGGACACCAGGGTGCACTGCTGTCTCTATTTTATCTCCCCAACCGGACACTC TCTTCGACAGCTAGATACTGAGTTCATGAAGCGCCTGAGTCACTCGGTCAACATTATTCCCGTCATTGCCAAAGCAGATACACTGACCATTGAGGAGAGACAGGAGTTCAAGCAGAGG GTAAGGAAGGAGCTGGAGATGAGCGGGATTGAATTTTACCCACAAAAAGAGTTTGATGATGACATGGAAGACAAGAGTGACAACGATAAAATCAGA GAGGCGATGCCCTTTGCTGTGGTGGGGAGTGACAAAGAATATCAAGTGAACGGCAAACGGGTTCTGGGGAGGAAGACAGCGTGGGGAATTGTGGAGG TTGAAAATCCAAACCATTGTGAGTTTGCTCAGCTGAGAGATTTTCTGATCAG GTCTCACCTGCAGGATCTGAAGGAAGTCACTCATAACATTCACTATGAAACGTACCGTGCCAAGAGACTGAATGAGAACGGAGGTCTGCACCCCATATCATCCGCTGATACCCAGGAGAGCAACCTGTag